Proteins from one Microbacterium sufflavum genomic window:
- a CDS encoding epimerase, producing the protein MSTGRVVVGGSTGFMGQYLTERLRGQGREVVTVSRAGADLAWTDQAGIDAAVEGSALVLGLAGKSVNCRYTPANRAEIFRSRLDTTAALRTAIARASAPPALWINSSTATIYRHAEDRPMTEADGELGSGFSVEVAKAWERELFTGALPGTRRVALRSAIVLGDGGVLGPLRTLARLGLGGPQYDGRWPVSRARREAGTAHRFGARRGRQRFSWIHLDDVARIVEFLEQTPALEGPVNAASPNPVDNVAFMAAVRRALGVRLGPPTPRWMLELGAIGIRTETELVLKSRWVLPEKLRAAGFTFRYPDLDEALRSSFAAST; encoded by the coding sequence ATGAGCACAGGACGGGTCGTGGTGGGCGGGTCCACCGGATTCATGGGGCAGTACCTCACCGAACGCCTGCGCGGGCAGGGGCGGGAGGTCGTCACGGTCTCTCGCGCGGGCGCCGACCTCGCCTGGACCGACCAGGCCGGGATCGACGCCGCGGTCGAGGGTTCCGCGCTCGTCCTCGGCCTCGCGGGCAAGAGCGTCAACTGCCGGTACACGCCGGCGAACCGCGCCGAGATCTTCCGCTCCCGGCTCGACACCACCGCCGCCCTGCGCACCGCGATCGCGCGCGCCTCGGCCCCGCCCGCCCTGTGGATCAACTCGTCCACCGCGACGATCTACCGCCACGCCGAGGACCGGCCGATGACCGAGGCGGACGGCGAGCTCGGCAGCGGCTTCTCGGTCGAGGTCGCGAAGGCCTGGGAGCGGGAGCTGTTCACGGGCGCGCTGCCCGGCACGCGCCGTGTCGCCCTGCGCAGCGCGATCGTGCTGGGCGACGGCGGAGTGCTCGGCCCGCTGCGCACCCTCGCCCGCCTGGGCCTCGGTGGTCCGCAGTACGACGGGCGCTGGCCGGTGAGCCGTGCGCGCCGGGAGGCCGGCACCGCGCATCGCTTCGGCGCACGCCGCGGTCGCCAGCGGTTCAGCTGGATCCACCTCGACGATGTGGCTCGGATCGTGGAGTTCCTGGAGCAGACGCCGGCGCTGGAGGGTCCGGTGAACGCCGCGTCGCCGAACCCCGTGGACAACGTCGCCTTCATGGCGGCCGTGCGTCGCGCGCTGGGGGTGCGTCTCGGCCCGCCGACGCCGCGGTGGATGCTGGAGCTGGGCGCGATCGGCATCCGCACCGAGACCGAGCTCGTCTTGAAGAGCCGGTGGGTGCTGCCCGAGAAGCTCCGTGCCGCGGGCTTCACGTTCCGCTATCCCGACCTCGATGAGGCGCTGCGCTCCTCCTTCGCCGCGTCGACCTGA